In Cyprinus carpio isolate SPL01 unplaced genomic scaffold, ASM1834038v1 S000000001, whole genome shotgun sequence, one genomic interval encodes:
- the LOC122142537 gene encoding uncharacterized protein LOC122142537, with product MELRDNICFYQPLHNEQPFILVVQTPFQKQLLEENPHPMVFMDASYKGITAYGYAFYALLLINKTGRGVPFAYFILSKETTATVSLCLQKLQLSNPSFYPRSVMMDRDLRVLNAIKSVFPNAKLLLCWFHVLQAVNRWLVKTDGGHLTPEQRNVVIHAMASIKACLTVLYFLTFITPVQLSGPDQIMHSVVYIIVSLQLFMLFLFNVCI from the exons ATGGAACTCAGAGACAACATCTGTTTTTATCAGCCACTTCACAATGAACAACCATTCATTTTAGTTGTACAAACACCATTTCAAAAACAACTTTTGGAAGAGAACCCTCATCCAATGGTTTTCATGGATGCTTCATACAAAGGCATAACAGCCTACGGATATGCATTTTATGCACTGTTATTGATAAACAAAACTGGAAGAGGCGTGCCATTTGCCTATTTTATTCTGAGCAAGGAAACTACTGCAACAGTAAGCCTCTGCCTACAGAAGCTTCAATTGAGTAACCCAAGCTTCTATCCAAG GTCAGTGATGATGGACCGTGACTTGAGAGTGCTTAACGCTATTAAAAGCGTTTTCCCAAATGCAAAGCTTCTCCTTTGTTGGTTCCATGTGCTTCAG GCTGTTAACCGGTGGCTTGTGAAGACAGATGGAGGTCACCTGACACCTGAACAAAGAAATGTGGTCATTCATGCCATGGCATCAATAAAAGCATGTCTGACGGTACTATATTTTCTTACATTCATAACCCCAGTGCAACTAAGTGGTCCTGACCAAATTATGCATTCTGTAGTGTACATAATAGTgagtttacaattatttatgctttttctttttaatgtttgtatataa